The following proteins come from a genomic window of Gordonia westfalica:
- a CDS encoding oxidoreductase: MTNDPLAPLLDLPGVADAADRARDALSAVHRHPANLRGWDKTATEASWRAGRSSAAIDGGSVELRRDGDFDDPILAGAMRVSQALDGESLEILTGVIRRAPAQALARLHTLAAADLVEDPDQLGRPRPETDVAERLDLLGQLITGATSVPAPVLAAVVHGELLGLKPFPSANGVVARAASRLVGAATGLDPHCLGVPEVTWFKRAAEYRSLSAAFASGGPDGLRDWLVFCCEALEAGAAEAKSIADAARAG, translated from the coding sequence CGCCGATCGGGCGCGTGACGCGTTGTCGGCAGTTCACCGGCACCCCGCCAACCTGCGCGGATGGGACAAGACGGCCACCGAGGCGTCGTGGCGCGCGGGCCGTTCATCGGCCGCGATCGACGGGGGAAGCGTCGAACTGCGTCGCGACGGCGACTTCGACGACCCGATCCTCGCCGGTGCCATGCGCGTGTCGCAGGCACTCGACGGCGAATCCCTCGAGATTCTGACCGGCGTGATCCGACGAGCCCCAGCTCAGGCGCTTGCGCGGCTCCACACACTCGCGGCCGCCGACCTCGTCGAGGATCCCGACCAGCTCGGCCGACCGCGACCTGAGACGGATGTCGCAGAGCGTCTCGATCTGTTGGGGCAGTTGATAACCGGTGCGACGTCGGTGCCGGCGCCGGTGCTCGCCGCGGTGGTGCACGGCGAGCTTCTCGGGCTCAAGCCGTTCCCCTCGGCGAATGGAGTGGTCGCGCGCGCCGCGTCCAGGCTGGTGGGCGCGGCGACGGGCCTCGACCCGCACTGTCTGGGTGTTCCGGAGGTCACCTGGTTCAAGCGTGCGGCCGAGTATCGGTCGTTGTCTGCGGCATTCGCCTCGGGTGGTCCGGACGGACTGCGGGACTGGCTCGTGTTCTGCTGCGAGGCGCTCGAAGCCGGTGCGGCGGAGGCGAAGTCGATCGCCGATGCGGCCCGCGCGGGGTAG